Proteins encoded together in one Chelonoidis abingdonii isolate Lonesome George chromosome 1, CheloAbing_2.0, whole genome shotgun sequence window:
- the LOC116834495 gene encoding olfactory receptor 51G2-like, with protein sequence MSAVNDTKFNSAVFLLTGIPGQEDVHLWISIPVCLVFVISIVGNSVILFIIKTDPSLHEPMYIFLSMLAITDLGLLRATIPKILGIFLFNSREISLDACFAQVFFIHLLKCTECSVLLLMAFDCFIAIHDSLRYASILTLPRISKMGLAFALRGVAVIFSLPFLLQRLRYCQSNVLSHCYCINQDVMKMACSDIRVNSIYGLSLSLLTVGLDSLLILLSYVIILKTLLSITSHTECLKALNTCISHLYAVLLFYMPMTRLSVIHRLGEDSSPLLKILPGYIYMLVPPLMDPIVYSIESKHLRARIIRTLCFRED encoded by the exons ATGTCAGCTGTCAATGACACCAAATTCAACTCTGCTGTGTTCCTTCTCACCGGGATACCTGGGCAGGAAGACGTCCATCTCTGGATCTCTATCCCTGTCTGCTTAGTGTTTGTTATTTCAATAGTAGGaaattcagtcattctgttcattataaaaacagatccaagcctccatgagcccatgtacattttcctttccatgttggcCATCACAGACCTAGGCTTATTGAGAGCCACCATACCGAAGATACTGGGTATATTCTTGTTTAATTCTAGGGAGATCAGCCTCGATGCCTGTTTTGCCCAAGTGTTTTTCATCCACTTGCTTAAATGCACTGAATGCTCTGTGCTCTTGTTAATGGCCTTTGACTGTTTCATTGCGATCCATGACTCACTGAGATATGCATCCATCTTAACCCTGCCAAGAATAAGTAAAATGGGACTGGCATTTGCGCTGAGAGGTGTGGCTGTGATATTCTCACTCCCTTTTCTCCTGCAACGGTTACGATACTGTCAATCCAATGTCCTCTCCCATTGCTATTGCATAAACCAGGATGTCATGAAGATGGCTTGTTCAGATATCAGAGTAAACAGCATCTatggcttgtctctttcactctTGACTGTGGGACTGGACTCATTGCTCATCTTGCTTTCATATGTGATAATCCTCAAAACATTGCTGAGCATCACATCCCACACGGAGTGCCTCAAGGCCCTGAACACCTGCATCTCCCACCTCTATGCCGTCCTGCTCTTCTACATGCCAATGACCAGGCTGTCTGTGATACATAGATTGGGGGAGGACTCTTCTCCCTTGCTTAAGATTCTCCCTGGTTATATCTACATGCTCGTCCCGCCCCTGATGGACCCAATTGTGTACAGCATAGAAAGCAAACACCTTCGTGCAAGGATAATCAGA ACCTTGTGTTTTAGAGAAGACTGA